A single window of Candidatus Aminicenantes bacterium DNA harbors:
- a CDS encoding radical SAM protein has translation MFDSWGRDIHYLRISVTDRCNLRCRYCMPESGIQLKRHTEILSYEKMARVAAAAADMGFWKIRLTGGEPLVRRGVVDLVAMLRAIPKVREIAMTTNGVLLDRYADDLQRAGLDRLNISVDSIDPRRYRMITRVGDLSRVLGGIRAAESAGFQNTKINMVVMQDTTEAEIRALDRFCRERNMRLQRIHHYNLGDHNSIPVSNPAERPLPCNRCNRIRLTADGFLKPCLFSDQMIPVDFQDIRACIQRAIRDKPPAGTSCHAVGNWQIGG, from the coding sequence ATGTTCGACTCCTGGGGTCGTGATATTCATTACCTGCGCATATCCGTAACGGATCGTTGCAACCTGCGTTGCCGCTACTGCATGCCGGAATCCGGTATTCAATTGAAAAGGCATACCGAGATTCTCTCGTATGAAAAAATGGCGAGGGTCGCCGCAGCCGCTGCCGATATGGGCTTCTGGAAGATACGTCTTACCGGGGGTGAACCCCTGGTAAGACGTGGTGTCGTTGACCTGGTCGCAATGTTGCGGGCCATTCCCAAGGTCCGTGAAATCGCCATGACCACCAACGGCGTACTGTTGGACCGATATGCCGATGATTTGCAGCGGGCCGGCTTGGATCGCCTCAACATCTCTGTGGACAGCATCGATCCGCGGCGGTACCGGATGATTACCCGCGTCGGGGATTTGAGCCGCGTGCTCGGGGGCATCCGGGCGGCGGAATCCGCGGGGTTTCAAAACACAAAAATCAACATGGTTGTCATGCAGGATACGACCGAGGCGGAGATACGGGCGTTGGATCGTTTCTGCCGCGAAAGGAATATGAGATTGCAGCGCATTCACCATTACAATCTGGGCGACCACAATTCCATCCCGGTATCCAACCCGGCTGAACGGCCTTTGCCCTGTAACCGTTGCAACCGCATCCGCCTGACCGCGGACGGATTTTTGAAACCCTGCCTGTTTTCCGACCAGATGATCCCGGTGGACTTCCAGGATATCCGGGCTTGCATCCAAAGGGCGATTCGTGACAAACCCCCTGCCGGAACGTCCTGTCATGCCGTGGGCAATTGGCAGATCGGCGGGTAA
- a CDS encoding molybdopterin molybdenumtransferase MoeA, producing MIGLKDALSILDQAELQPDVESVPLSRSYGRILAEDLVSAIEMPPFDKAAMDGYAINSRDKSQQFRVTGVVAAGDFPERAVGAGEAVRIMTGAPVPKGADQVVVREVSEERGGNVYFSSRNAARNICRQGEDVKPGDLILARGTRMGPAETAVAAAIGRGRLQVFRIPRVGILVTGSEIVSPGGSLKPGQIFDSNSTSIRTHLRQMGVDAVFARRVEDDPQCIRNALRNALEESDLVILSGGVSMGDFDYVPDALESLGVRLHFTRVTIKPGKPTVFGSHEKGFVFGLPGNPVSAFVVFEIMIRPFLYRMMGHVYRPRTVAVPMADTWRRSKVRRTTFLPVRLESGRAVIPDYHGSAHIFALPGADGLLEIPAGVKQLSAKEEVYVRLLGS from the coding sequence ATGATTGGATTAAAAGACGCCCTGTCGATATTGGATCAAGCCGAACTGCAGCCTGATGTAGAGTCTGTACCTTTGAGCCGGTCCTATGGCCGCATCCTGGCCGAAGATCTGGTTTCAGCCATTGAGATGCCGCCGTTTGACAAGGCGGCAATGGACGGGTACGCAATCAACTCTAGAGACAAATCCCAGCAGTTCAGGGTAACGGGAGTCGTGGCCGCGGGAGACTTTCCCGAAAGAGCCGTTGGCGCCGGCGAAGCCGTGCGCATCATGACCGGGGCTCCTGTTCCCAAGGGAGCGGACCAGGTGGTGGTGCGGGAAGTCAGCGAGGAGCGGGGTGGAAATGTTTATTTTTCCAGCCGTAACGCGGCCCGCAATATCTGCCGGCAGGGAGAAGATGTCAAGCCGGGTGATCTTATCCTGGCACGGGGAACGCGCATGGGCCCGGCGGAAACCGCCGTGGCCGCGGCGATCGGGCGGGGACGTCTCCAGGTTTTTCGTATTCCCCGCGTAGGAATCCTGGTAACGGGATCAGAGATTGTTTCCCCGGGAGGGTCTTTAAAGCCCGGGCAGATCTTTGACTCCAACAGTACATCCATCCGGACTCATTTGCGCCAGATGGGGGTTGACGCGGTATTTGCACGCCGGGTGGAAGATGATCCGCAATGCATTCGCAACGCCTTGCGCAACGCCCTGGAGGAGTCCGACCTGGTGATCTTGTCCGGAGGTGTTTCCATGGGTGATTTTGATTACGTGCCCGATGCGCTCGAGTCGCTGGGCGTACGTTTGCATTTCACCCGCGTCACCATCAAACCGGGCAAGCCCACGGTTTTCGGCAGTCATGAAAAGGGCTTTGTGTTCGGTTTGCCGGGGAACCCGGTATCCGCTTTTGTGGTGTTTGAGATTATGATCCGCCCGTTCCTGTATCGCATGATGGGCCATGTGTATCGCCCCAGAACAGTTGCGGTGCCCATGGCCGATACCTGGCGAAGGAGCAAAGTGAGGCGCACGACCTTCCTGCCGGTACGGCTGGAAAGTGGCCGGGCGGTGATTCCCGACTACCATGGATCAGCCCATATTTTTGCCTTGCCCGGAGCGGACGGGTTGCTGGAAATCCCCGCTGGAGTGAAACAATTATCTGCCAAGGAGGAAGTCTATGTTCGACTCCTGGGGTCGTGA
- a CDS encoding ATP-binding cassette domain-containing protein has protein sequence MIRMQGVTRNLGGFSLQDIDLCVEEGEFFVLMGPSGAGKTLLLELMAGLASPDSGRVNGVDDRALGFIYQDYMLFPHMDVFKNIAYGLKVRKIDKKEIRERVHGLAEELHLLHLLRRDVRTLSGGEKQRVAIARALAIRPRLLLLDEPTAALDRANRLRTQKLLRRLHSLTGATFVQVTHDFEEALSLADRVALMMDGRLIQTGPPDEILTRPASREVADFMGYRNIFSGPVRGGKMRVGNWDIQVPLQESEFAYAAIRAEDILVSRSVLDSSARNHVKGRISAVMGNSAGAEVLVDAGVELVVGITRTSLDEMGIRVGDEVILTLKVSAIRCFEH, from the coding sequence ATGATCCGCATGCAAGGGGTTACGCGCAACCTGGGCGGGTTTTCCCTGCAAGATATTGATCTTTGCGTCGAGGAAGGGGAGTTTTTTGTGCTTATGGGGCCGTCGGGAGCGGGAAAAACCTTGCTGCTTGAGTTGATGGCCGGGCTCGCCTCTCCGGATTCCGGGCGGGTAAACGGTGTGGATGACCGGGCGCTGGGCTTTATTTACCAGGATTACATGCTCTTTCCTCACATGGATGTATTTAAAAATATCGCGTACGGCTTGAAAGTACGGAAAATAGATAAAAAGGAAATCCGCGAACGGGTACACGGTTTGGCTGAAGAATTGCACCTGTTGCACCTATTGCGGCGGGATGTACGCACCCTTTCCGGTGGAGAAAAACAGCGCGTGGCCATTGCCCGGGCACTGGCGATCCGGCCCCGATTGTTGCTGCTGGACGAGCCCACCGCGGCGTTGGATCGCGCCAACCGCTTGCGAACCCAGAAACTGTTGCGCAGGCTTCACAGCCTGACCGGTGCGACATTTGTGCAGGTGACCCACGATTTTGAAGAGGCCTTGAGCCTGGCGGACCGCGTAGCGTTGATGATGGATGGACGTTTGATTCAAACGGGTCCACCAGACGAGATCCTGACCCGCCCCGCCAGTCGGGAAGTCGCCGACTTCATGGGTTACCGCAACATCTTTTCGGGCCCGGTGCGCGGGGGCAAGATGCGCGTGGGCAATTGGGATATTCAGGTGCCGCTACAGGAATCGGAATTCGCCTATGCCGCGATTCGCGCAGAGGATATCCTGGTATCGCGAAGCGTCCTTGATTCATCCGCCCGCAACCATGTCAAGGGCCGCATCAGTGCGGTTATGGGCAACTCCGCCGGTGCGGAGGTCCTGGTTGACGCTGGAGTGGAGCTTGTAGTGGGAATTACCCGTACCAGCCTGGATGAAATGGGGATACGGGTGGGCGATGAGGTGATTCTCACACTTAAGGTCTCGGCCATCCGTTGTTTTGAACATTAG
- a CDS encoding ABC transporter permease subunit, with protein MLLTVDASELSRTAADSEVRSAIMLTLRASLWATLAALVMGIPLAWILARRNFPGRRVLEGIIDLPVIIPHTAAGIALLSVWGRQSFFHRVSGISVVGTEAGISLAMFFVSVPFLVNAAKSGFRMVDERYEKTARSLGAGPWKTFFSVSLPMVRKSILSGSIMMLGRGISEFGAVVILAYHPMTAPVMIFERFQNFGLKYALPVTVLLILISLVVFISLRLVEERRR; from the coding sequence ATGCTCCTGACGGTGGATGCAAGCGAGTTGTCCCGGACAGCCGCGGATAGCGAAGTGCGTTCCGCCATTATGCTGACTTTGCGTGCATCCCTGTGGGCGACCCTGGCCGCACTGGTGATGGGAATCCCCCTGGCATGGATTCTGGCCAGGCGCAATTTCCCCGGTAGGCGTGTTCTGGAAGGCATTATTGATCTTCCCGTGATCATTCCGCATACGGCAGCCGGAATCGCGCTTTTGTCTGTTTGGGGGAGGCAATCCTTTTTTCACCGGGTTAGCGGAATATCTGTGGTGGGCACGGAAGCCGGCATTTCCCTGGCCATGTTTTTTGTTTCGGTGCCTTTTCTTGTAAACGCGGCAAAGAGCGGTTTCCGGATGGTGGACGAGCGCTATGAAAAAACCGCACGCAGCCTGGGTGCGGGACCCTGGAAAACCTTTTTCTCTGTCAGCTTGCCCATGGTGCGCAAATCCATTCTTTCGGGTTCCATTATGATGTTGGGTCGAGGCATATCGGAATTCGGAGCGGTGGTCATCCTGGCATATCATCCCATGACGGCGCCGGTCATGATTTTTGAACGCTTTCAGAATTTCGGCTTGAAATACGCATTGCCGGTCACCGTGCTGTTGATTCTGATCAGCCTGGTGGTTTTTATCAGCTTGAGGCTGGTGGAGGAACGGCGCCGATGA
- the wtpA gene encoding tungstate ABC transporter substrate-binding protein WtpA has protein sequence MRIWRLLAAVPLLLGLSCSKSEITTMHVLHAGSLSVPFREAAAAFMAENPGIKVRLEAHGSRTAARQISDLGRQAEVMASADSQVIRNLLIPEHAHWCIDFATNEMVIMYREDSRYSREINADNWYRILLREGVQYGHSDPNADPCGYRTVMTWQLAARYYAIKDPLARNLDEKLRAAMPLRNLRPKEVDLIAMLEAGELDYIFIYRSVAEQHRAPFLILPDEINLKSPHQAQRYATVSVRLSGNAPGEWIEMRGTPMVYGVTLPRNAEHPALGVRFIAFLLGKEGRRIMSRNGQSSISPPRVDYPERLPRKLAELLASGE, from the coding sequence ATGCGAATTTGGCGATTGCTGGCGGCGGTCCCGCTGCTGCTTGGGCTATCCTGCTCGAAAAGCGAAATCACCACCATGCATGTGCTTCATGCCGGTTCCTTATCCGTACCTTTCCGTGAAGCGGCCGCGGCCTTTATGGCGGAGAATCCCGGCATCAAAGTCCGGCTTGAAGCGCACGGCAGCCGTACAGCGGCCCGCCAGATCAGCGATCTGGGGCGGCAAGCCGAAGTAATGGCTTCGGCGGATTCACAGGTGATCCGCAACCTGTTGATTCCCGAACACGCGCATTGGTGTATCGATTTCGCCACCAACGAGATGGTGATCATGTATCGCGAAGACAGCCGCTACAGCCGCGAAATCAACGCGGATAACTGGTACCGGATCCTGTTGCGTGAAGGGGTGCAATACGGTCACTCGGATCCAAACGCCGACCCCTGCGGTTACCGAACCGTTATGACATGGCAATTGGCTGCGCGTTACTATGCAATAAAAGATCCGCTGGCAAGGAATCTGGACGAAAAACTTCGTGCCGCAATGCCGTTACGCAATCTGCGACCGAAAGAAGTTGACCTGATCGCCATGTTGGAAGCAGGAGAACTGGATTATATATTTATCTATCGCAGTGTGGCCGAACAGCATCGCGCCCCCTTCCTGATCCTGCCGGATGAAATCAACCTGAAATCGCCCCATCAGGCCCAGCGATACGCAACCGTCTCTGTACGCCTGAGCGGAAATGCTCCGGGAGAATGGATTGAAATGCGTGGCACACCGATGGTCTATGGAGTGACTTTGCCACGCAATGCTGAACATCCCGCACTGGGAGTTAGATTCATTGCCTTTCTGTTGGGAAAAGAAGGGCGGCGCATTATGAGTCGAAACGGCCAGTCTTCTATTTCGCCGCCCCGGGTTGACTACCCGGAACGATTGCCCCGAAAGTTGGCGGAATTACTGGCAAGCGGAGAGTAA
- a CDS encoding Crp/Fnr family transcriptional regulator, translated as MMVEEQSSLTECALFQSLDPGRLTSLLGRVRYGRRQYALGETVVRSGEACDHLRIVLSGMLRSEMTDENGQVVEVEMLAPSRCVAPGFLFGRDRRFPVEVKAHQDSSLFIMERGSLIALFRLDDTILENFLDIVSSQVQFLARRLEEMAFGTIRKKILDYLHDLSREKDGYCRLDRNLEELSGFFGVARPSLSRVLGQLEREGFIQRKGRGRYRLVSLDKAQ; from the coding sequence ATGATGGTGGAAGAGCAATCCAGCTTGACGGAATGCGCGTTGTTTCAAAGCCTGGATCCGGGGCGGTTGACCTCATTGCTGGGGCGGGTGCGTTATGGGAGGCGTCAATACGCACTGGGAGAAACCGTGGTCCGCAGCGGAGAAGCCTGCGATCACCTGAGGATAGTGCTGTCCGGCATGCTGCGCTCAGAGATGACCGATGAAAACGGCCAGGTGGTTGAAGTGGAGATGCTGGCACCTTCGCGCTGCGTGGCTCCGGGGTTCCTTTTCGGTCGTGATCGCCGTTTTCCCGTGGAAGTGAAGGCTCATCAGGATTCAAGCCTTTTCATTATGGAACGGGGTTCACTGATTGCGCTTTTTCGCCTGGATGATACGATTTTAGAGAATTTTCTGGATATAGTGAGCTCACAGGTGCAGTTTCTGGCCCGGAGACTGGAAGAAATGGCATTTGGAACCATACGCAAAAAAATCCTGGATTATCTGCATGACTTGTCCCGGGAAAAAGATGGATATTGCAGGCTTGATCGCAACCTGGAGGAGTTGAGCGGGTTTTTCGGGGTTGCGCGCCCCTCCCTCTCCCGGGTGCTGGGTCAACTCGAACGGGAAGGTTTCATCCAGAGAAAGGGCCGGGGTCGATACCGGCTTGTTTCTCTAGATAAGGCACAATAA
- a CDS encoding hydroxylamine reductase, whose product MEMFCYQCQETVGNKGCTRVGVCGKQPDTAGLQDTLIYTCRGIALLGEKAFDLEAGRFITRALFATITNANFDNQRFVTLIQEGLNIRDSLKSALSKKDIPGHDAVNWTGDNLDDLIAKGAEVGVLATKDEDIRSLRELTILGLKGLSAYTDHAAILGHEDEGIYRFAFKALADTTRDLDAATLTNLVIKTGETAVAAMALLDKANTATYGHPEITEVHIGVRNNPGILISGHDLRDMEDLLQQTEATGIDVYTHSEMLPANYYPAFKKYSHFAGNYGNAWWRQKDEFASFNGPILMTTNCITPVQDAYRERIFTTGMAGYPGIPHIPDRKDGKPKDFSALIQLAKSCPPPKEIETGTIIGGFAHHQVIALAEKVVEAVKSGAIKRFVVMAGCDGRHKSREYFTRVAEKLPADAVILTAGCAKYRYNKLQLGDIGGIPRVLDAGQCNDSYSLAVIALKLKEVFELEDVNELPLSFDIAWYEQKAITVLLALLALGFKKIRLGPTLPAFLSPNVTKVLVERFNIRPTAEVDADVAAIMAGE is encoded by the coding sequence ATGGAAATGTTTTGCTATCAATGCCAGGAAACGGTTGGGAACAAGGGCTGCACCCGTGTCGGAGTCTGCGGCAAGCAGCCGGATACCGCGGGCCTGCAGGATACTTTAATCTACACCTGTCGCGGCATCGCCTTACTGGGTGAAAAAGCCTTTGATCTTGAAGCCGGTCGTTTCATTACCCGGGCCTTGTTCGCCACCATAACCAATGCCAACTTCGACAACCAACGTTTCGTCACCCTGATCCAGGAAGGCCTGAACATCCGTGACAGTCTGAAGTCCGCTCTTTCCAAAAAGGATATTCCCGGCCACGATGCGGTAAACTGGACGGGCGATAACCTGGATGATTTGATCGCCAAGGGCGCGGAAGTCGGCGTTCTGGCGACCAAAGATGAAGATATCCGTTCCCTGCGTGAATTAACCATCCTGGGCCTCAAAGGACTCAGCGCCTATACGGACCACGCCGCAATTCTGGGACATGAGGATGAGGGAATCTACCGTTTTGCTTTCAAAGCCCTGGCGGATACCACCCGCGACCTGGATGCGGCAACGCTTACGAACCTGGTCATCAAGACGGGGGAAACCGCGGTGGCCGCCATGGCCTTACTGGATAAGGCAAATACCGCCACCTACGGCCATCCGGAAATCACCGAAGTCCACATCGGGGTACGCAACAATCCCGGCATCCTGATTTCCGGTCACGACTTGCGAGACATGGAGGATTTGCTGCAACAAACCGAAGCCACCGGCATCGATGTATACACCCATAGCGAGATGTTGCCGGCCAACTACTACCCCGCTTTTAAAAAGTACAGCCACTTCGCCGGCAACTATGGCAACGCCTGGTGGCGGCAGAAGGATGAGTTCGCTTCTTTCAACGGCCCCATCCTCATGACCACCAATTGCATCACTCCCGTACAAGACGCCTACCGGGAACGTATTTTCACTACCGGCATGGCGGGATATCCCGGCATTCCCCATATCCCCGACCGCAAGGACGGCAAGCCCAAGGATTTTTCGGCGCTCATTCAACTGGCCAAGTCCTGTCCGCCACCGAAAGAAATCGAAACCGGAACCATCATCGGCGGATTCGCCCATCACCAGGTCATCGCCCTGGCTGAAAAAGTGGTTGAAGCCGTCAAGAGCGGCGCCATCAAACGCTTCGTGGTGATGGCCGGATGTGACGGCCGCCACAAATCCCGTGAGTACTTTACCCGGGTGGCCGAAAAACTTCCCGCCGACGCCGTGATCCTCACCGCCGGCTGCGCCAAGTACCGCTACAACAAGCTGCAACTGGGCGACATCGGAGGCATTCCCAGGGTATTGGACGCCGGTCAATGCAACGACTCCTACTCACTGGCCGTGATCGCCCTCAAGCTCAAAGAGGTATTTGAACTGGAAGACGTCAACGAGCTGCCCCTCTCTTTTGACATCGCCTGGTATGAACAGAAAGCCATTACCGTTCTGCTGGCCCTCCTGGCCCTGGGATTTAAAAAGATCCGGCTGGGCCCTACCCTGCCCGCGTTCCTTTCCCCCAATGTAACCAAAGTGCTGGTGGAGCGTTTCAATATTCGTCCCACAGCCGAAGTGGATGCCGACGTGGCCGCCATCATGGCGGGAGAATAG